Sequence from the Pedobacter sp. D749 genome:
GGTTTTAACTTATTGCGTGGTACACAGAACACCGCAAATCCAGGCTTGAATGCCTGGGATGGTAATGAAGGGAGTTATAGTTTCTTCCGTTCGATAAGGCTTTGCAATATCATGCTCGAAAATATAGATAAACCTATAGACTTATCTGCGAGCGATAAAAAAAGGTGGATTGCCGAAACTAAATTCCTGAAGGCATACTATCATTATGTGCTCTTTAAAATGTACGGACCTATTCCATTAATCAAAGATAATCTGTCCATTTCTGCCAGTACAGACGAGGTTCGTATAAAAAGGTCCACAGTTGATGAATCAGTTGATTATATTGTTTCACTTCTGGATGAAGCTATTCCCGATCTTCCTGCAACAATCTCCAATCAAACGCTTGAGCTTGGCCGTGTTACCAGTTTAATCGCGCTTGCAGTAAAAGCAGAGGTTTTAGCCACTTCAGCGAGTCCTTTATTCAATGGTAATCCAGATTATATTAATTTCAAAGATAAAGACGGTCAGAGTCTGTTTCCGCAGAGTGTTAACGCCCAAAAATGGGTAAAGGCGGCTGATGCGGCAAAGGCTGCAATCACAGCTGCTGAAAGCAATGGAATCAGGCTTTATACCTTCGCGCCTCCTGCAAACATTGGAGCACTTTCTGATTCACTTAAGAAACAGTTAGATGTGCATAACGCGGTAACCGAAAAGTGGGAACTGAATCCTGAAGTTATATGGGCTTCCAACCCTGCTTTTAGTTATCAGGGTTTTGCTACACCCCGGTTAACCCCTAATTCAGCGGTTAACGCATTTTCGAACCCATCTACTTTTTCGGCACCTATAGCAACTCAGGAACTTTTTTATACCGTAAATGGCGTACCGATTACTGAAGATAAAACCTGGGACTATGCCGGCAGAAATACCATCAAGGCAGGAGATAATGCCAGTAGGTATTATATTAAGGAAGGTTATGAAACCATTAAGGGACATTTCGCACGCGAAACCAGATTTTATGCTGATATGGCTTTTGATGGAGGCATCTGGTTTGGAAATGGAAGGGTGGATCAAAATAGTGCACAGTTCCCGTTGTATCATGTTGCTGCCAGAGGATCGGGACTTGCTGCACCAAGTGATAATATTCGTCTGAATATTACCGGTTACTGGCCCAAAAAACTGGTGAGTTATGTTTCCGTTTATGATGATGGATTTCAACCTTCAGCCTTTCGCTTACCGATTATCAGGCTAGCCGATTTATATTTATTGTATGCAGAGGCAGTTAATGAAGTTAGCGGACCAACAACTGAAGTATTTACCTATCTCGATAAAGTTAGGCAACGAGCTGGCTTACAGGGTGTGCAGGTATCATGGACAAACTTTTCCAGAAACCCAAATAAGTTCAACACCAAAGATGGCTTAAGACAGATTATTCATCAGGAAAGAAGAATAGAATTGTGTTTTGAAGGCCATAGTGGTTGGGATTTAAGAAGATGGAAAGAATTGCAGTCGGTGCTCACGGTACCGGTGCAAGGTTGGAGCATAAACAATGCCGAAGCGGTTAATTATTATCGCCCGTCTACCCAATTCATTCCTGTTTTTGGAATCAAGGATTATTTATGGCCAATTAAAAGTAATGATTTGGTGATCAATCCTAACCTTGTTCAGAATCCTTTCTGGTAGTTAAACATTATTCATAATAAGTTTAAAAAAATGAAAAATATAAATAAATGGATATTGCTACTGCTCTTTGTGTGTATAGCTTTATATTCCTGCAAAAAAGAAGAATCTTATAATGAGCCGGCTTCTACCGACATGACCAAGCCAGATGTGGTGGGTAATGTTAAAGTTCAGAATTTTAACGGAGGAGCCAATATTACGTATTCGCTTCCTAATTCTAAAAATATACTGTATGTTCTGGCCCGGTATAAAATAAATGGGGTTACCACTCGTGAAACTAAGTCAAGCTATTACTCAGATACCATTATGGTAGAGGGGTTTGCAAAAAAGCAAGCTTACGACGTTACGCTTTTTACAGTAAGCAGGGCGAATGTAAAGTCAGACCCCCTTGTGGTAAAAGTTAATCCCGATACGCCACCTTATTTGTTGGTTAAACCAACCATAAACGCACAGGCAGATTTCGGGGGAATAAAAATTACAGGTACGAATCCGAGTAGTTCGAATTTAGGGATAATACTTTTGGGCTTTGAAGGGAATGTATCTGATGTAATCGACCAGAATTTCTCCAAATTGGCCACTATTGACTATTCTGTTAGAGGGTACCAGCCTGTAGAAAAAAAGATAGGTTATTATGTAATCGACAATTTTGGCAATATTTCCGATACCACATATAAGAGCATCACACCGCTTTTCGAGACGATTTTAGACAGATCTAAGTTTAGCACTTATCGTTTACCGTCTGACGGCGTCATTGCTTACGGATGGGATTTGCCTTATTTGTGGGATGGACGAACTGATGGAAGTTCAAACGGATGGCATACGGCTCCAGGTGGTGCCATGCCTGCAATTGCCACTTTCGGTCTAGGTGTAAGTGCAAAACTAAGCCGTTTCATCCTTTGGGAACGGCCTGATGGTGGAGATAAATTCGCGTATGGGCATGGAAATCCCAAGGTGTTTTCACTTTGGGGCTCAAACGTAAGCTCCCCCCGTGATGCGAACCTGCCAATGAGTGCTCCCGAAGGTACAGTAATTGGAGATTGGACCAATTTGGGCAATTACAATTATCCTCCACCGCCTTCGGGTGCTACGCCTGTTGCGCATACTACCGCCGATAATGATTTTGTAAAAGCCGGCGTAAGTTTTAATGTTCCTTTGATAAGTCCCAAAGTACGTTTTGTTCGACTAAGTGTGTCCACAACATGGTCTAACGGCACCTTTGCCCATGCGATGGAAATGGCATTTTATGGAGATGCCAGATAATCATTATTGAACCTAAACTTTAAACAAAATGAAATATATATATAAATTACCAGCAGTTGCACTGTTACTTACGATAATAGTAGTCAGCTGTTCTAAGGATGATCTGGCATTTAAAGAATTCCTTAAAGATGGAGAAACAGTTTACCCGGGCAAGGTTTCGAAAATTGTTGCTAAAGCCGGTAATTTGCGCACAGGTTTGTGGTTTAATCCAAGTCCTGACCCAAGTGTTACCAAGTATGTAATAAAATGGAATAATAATGCTGATTCGATAGCTGTTAATTCCTCCTCGCATAACCCACTGGATACTATAAAAGTGATTATCCCCAATTTAAGCGAGTATACGTACACATTTACCGTGTTTTCTTATGATGCTCAGGGACGTAAATCCATTCCTATTGAAGCCCCGAATGTTAGGGTATACGGTCCACTGTATCAGGGTGCACTTTTAAATCGTCCATTTAACGCCACTGAGCCCTATGTAGTTAACTCTAATGGATCACTTCAATTAAATTTCAATACCCCCGACACCATAAATGTGGGTACTACCATCAGGTATACCAATGCCAGTAATGTTCAGGTCGATAAGGTTCTGCCTGCAAGTGACATGTCCATCACATTGAATGATTATAAATCAGGAACAGATGTACTATATAAGTCTTCTTATATCCCATCCAAAGGATCACTTGATGTTTTCAATGTGAGCGAATTTTCAACTTTCCCGAAAATTTTTACACTGGTACAGTGCGATAAATCTCTTTTTAAAGAGGTTCGCCTACCTAACGATGTGGATACTTATGAGTCAGGAACAAGCATCAGCAAATTGTGGGATGGAAGTAATGGTCCACAAAGTTATCCAAATATTTTTCATAGCGACGGCAGTTATATCGCACATGTACTCACATTTGATCTCGGTAAAACATACAACAATTTAGCGCAGATTGAAGAAGTTGGCCGTGATTGCTGTAATAATCCGGATCGTTTCGAGGTTTGGGGAATTAATGATTTAACCAATGCAACCACTACATTAAGAGCTGATAACTCTGGCTGGAAAACGGAAGCGATTGCTAAAGGTTGGGTGTTGTTGAAAGAGGTTACCCGTACGGATGATGGTAAAAATGCCATGAAATTCGATTTAATTGCTAATCCACTGCCTGTTCGCTATATACGCATCCGTGTACTTCATACCGTTACAGGCTCTGGCTACAGTAACATGAGCGAACTTACTTTTTGGAACAAGCAATAAATTATGATTAAAAGTATTGAGATAAGAGATGCGAGGTACAGTTTGGGGAAAGGTGTGGGAAGCGATGCCATACATCGGGACCCCATCTATTCTTATGCGGTTGTAAACTTAGAAGATGATAGTGGTTTGATAGGGAGTGGTTTTGCTTTTACTTTGGGTGAGGGTAATGATCTCGTTTGTAAGGCGGCGCACTTTTATGCAAACCAGCTGAAGGGAAGCGATATTGAGGAGGTAATGGCGAACTTTGGTGTTACTTACAAAAGTTTTGCTAACGAGCAGCAATTTAGGTGGTTGGGCCCGCAAAAAGGTATTGTTCATTTGGCACTTGCTGCAGTTACCAATGCCTGCTGGGATTTATGGGCAAAGAAAAGAGGTGTTCCACTTTGGAAACTGATGATCGATCTCTCCGCTGAAGAATTAGTAAATACTATTGATCTTTCTTATCTTGAAGATGAATTGACCCGGGAACAGGCAATTGACCTGATTCTCACAAATAAGCGTAATCAGTCATCACGCACTTCAATTCTCGATGTGGGCTATCCAGGTTATGATACGTCTATCGGTTGGTTTAATTACCCTGATCACCAGGTAAGAGATAATGTAAAACGTGCCGTAGAAAGTGGTTTTACTGCAATAAAGCTAAAAGTTGGATCGAAAAATCCGGAAACTGATATCCGTCGATCCAACATGGTGCGTGAAGTTGCCGGTGATGGTGTTAAAATTATGCTTGATGCCAACCAGCAGTGGAATTTGCCTGAGGCCATAACTATTTGTAGGGAACTAAGTAAAATAAATCCCTATTGGATTGAGGAACCTACGCATCCTGATGATATTTTAGCTCATAAAGTGCTGTGCGAAAGTATTGCTCCAATCAAGCTTGCTTTAGGAGAACATGTTCCCAATGCCATTATCTTTAAAAACTACCTTCAGGTGAAATGTGCCGGGTTTATGCAGGTAGACGCGGTGAGAGTTGGGGGTGTGAGCGAATTTTTGGCAGTAAGTCTGCTATGCCGTAAATTCAACGTGCCGGTAGTACCGCATGTGGGTGATATGGGGCAATTGCATCAGCATTTGGTATTATTCAATCACATAACGTTAGGACACGAAGCATTATTTTTAGAACATATTCCTCATTTGAAGCAAAATTTTGTAAATCCCGTACAACTACAAAACGGCTATTATTTAACGCCGCAAGATATAGGAAGCAGTTGCGATCTTAAAATGTAATTTTAAATCCTACAATCAATTTAAGATGATCCAAACCGTTGATATCATTATTAGTACAAGCTATATTTGTCTCATACTTCTGATAGGATTATGGGTCGGCATCAGGCACCGCAACCGAAGTAAAAAAAATGAAGCAAGTAGTTATTTCTTAGCAGGGAAATCGCTTAAATGGCCTGCTATAGGATTGGCACTTTTTGCTACCAATATCTCTACAGTTCATTTGGTCAGTCTGGCACAAAGTGGTTTTGATACCGGTTTGCTTAGTGGAAATTTTGAATGGATGGCTGCTTTTACACTCATCTTACTCGCCTTATTTTTTGTTCCTTTTTACATTAAATCTGGTGTTTCTACCTTACCTGATTTTTTAGAAAAACGTTATGATCGCTCCTGTAGGGATTGGTTAACATTCGTTTCTATCATTTCAGCAATCATCATTCATATCGCCTTTTCAATGCTTGCTGGCGGAATAGTGCTAAAAACATTATTTGGTGTAAATATTTATCTGAGCGTAATTGTAATTTGTGCAGTAACTGCACTATATACCATCATTGGTGGCTTGAAGGCGGTAGTAGTTACCGAATCTATACAAACTGT
This genomic interval carries:
- a CDS encoding DUF5000 domain-containing lipoprotein; its protein translation is MKNINKWILLLLFVCIALYSCKKEESYNEPASTDMTKPDVVGNVKVQNFNGGANITYSLPNSKNILYVLARYKINGVTTRETKSSYYSDTIMVEGFAKKQAYDVTLFTVSRANVKSDPLVVKVNPDTPPYLLVKPTINAQADFGGIKITGTNPSSSNLGIILLGFEGNVSDVIDQNFSKLATIDYSVRGYQPVEKKIGYYVIDNFGNISDTTYKSITPLFETILDRSKFSTYRLPSDGVIAYGWDLPYLWDGRTDGSSNGWHTAPGGAMPAIATFGLGVSAKLSRFILWERPDGGDKFAYGHGNPKVFSLWGSNVSSPRDANLPMSAPEGTVIGDWTNLGNYNYPPPPSGATPVAHTTADNDFVKAGVSFNVPLISPKVRFVRLSVSTTWSNGTFAHAMEMAFYGDAR
- a CDS encoding enolase C-terminal domain-like protein, with translation MIKSIEIRDARYSLGKGVGSDAIHRDPIYSYAVVNLEDDSGLIGSGFAFTLGEGNDLVCKAAHFYANQLKGSDIEEVMANFGVTYKSFANEQQFRWLGPQKGIVHLALAAVTNACWDLWAKKRGVPLWKLMIDLSAEELVNTIDLSYLEDELTREQAIDLILTNKRNQSSRTSILDVGYPGYDTSIGWFNYPDHQVRDNVKRAVESGFTAIKLKVGSKNPETDIRRSNMVREVAGDGVKIMLDANQQWNLPEAITICRELSKINPYWIEEPTHPDDILAHKVLCESIAPIKLALGEHVPNAIIFKNYLQVKCAGFMQVDAVRVGGVSEFLAVSLLCRKFNVPVVPHVGDMGQLHQHLVLFNHITLGHEALFLEHIPHLKQNFVNPVQLQNGYYLTPQDIGSSCDLKM
- a CDS encoding RagB/SusD family nutrient uptake outer membrane protein: MKTLKKYSVYICTVVLLCSFYSCKKYLDITPENLGTLDYAFRNRNEAENYLYGCYAYLQRSTDVASNPGFTTSGELIYSNTLDNYLGFNRTGFNLLRGTQNTANPGLNAWDGNEGSYSFFRSIRLCNIMLENIDKPIDLSASDKKRWIAETKFLKAYYHYVLFKMYGPIPLIKDNLSISASTDEVRIKRSTVDESVDYIVSLLDEAIPDLPATISNQTLELGRVTSLIALAVKAEVLATSASPLFNGNPDYINFKDKDGQSLFPQSVNAQKWVKAADAAKAAITAAESNGIRLYTFAPPANIGALSDSLKKQLDVHNAVTEKWELNPEVIWASNPAFSYQGFATPRLTPNSAVNAFSNPSTFSAPIATQELFYTVNGVPITEDKTWDYAGRNTIKAGDNASRYYIKEGYETIKGHFARETRFYADMAFDGGIWFGNGRVDQNSAQFPLYHVAARGSGLAAPSDNIRLNITGYWPKKLVSYVSVYDDGFQPSAFRLPIIRLADLYLLYAEAVNEVSGPTTEVFTYLDKVRQRAGLQGVQVSWTNFSRNPNKFNTKDGLRQIIHQERRIELCFEGHSGWDLRRWKELQSVLTVPVQGWSINNAEAVNYYRPSTQFIPVFGIKDYLWPIKSNDLVINPNLVQNPFW
- a CDS encoding DUF4998 domain-containing protein — translated: MKYIYKLPAVALLLTIIVVSCSKDDLAFKEFLKDGETVYPGKVSKIVAKAGNLRTGLWFNPSPDPSVTKYVIKWNNNADSIAVNSSSHNPLDTIKVIIPNLSEYTYTFTVFSYDAQGRKSIPIEAPNVRVYGPLYQGALLNRPFNATEPYVVNSNGSLQLNFNTPDTINVGTTIRYTNASNVQVDKVLPASDMSITLNDYKSGTDVLYKSSYIPSKGSLDVFNVSEFSTFPKIFTLVQCDKSLFKEVRLPNDVDTYESGTSISKLWDGSNGPQSYPNIFHSDGSYIAHVLTFDLGKTYNNLAQIEEVGRDCCNNPDRFEVWGINDLTNATTTLRADNSGWKTEAIAKGWVLLKEVTRTDDGKNAMKFDLIANPLPVRYIRIRVLHTVTGSGYSNMSELTFWNKQ